In Paroedura picta isolate Pp20150507F chromosome 6, Ppicta_v3.0, whole genome shotgun sequence, one genomic interval encodes:
- the UBL3 gene encoding ubiquitin-like protein 3, whose product MSSSVPSDMINLRLILVSGKTKEFLFSPNDSAADIAKHVYDNWPMDWEEEQVSSPNILRLIYQGRFLHGNVTLGALKLPFGKTTVMHLVARETLPEPNSQGQRNREKTGESNCCVIL is encoded by the exons ATAAATTTGCGCCTCATCTTGGTAAGTgggaaaacaaaagaatttttatTCTCACCAAATGATTCGGCAGCAGACATCGCAAAACATGTATATGATAACTGGCCAATGG ACTGGGAAGAAGAGCAGGTGAGCAGTCCAAATATTCTACGGCTTATTTATCAAGGACGGTTTCTTCATGGCAACGTAACATTAGGAG CATTAAAACTTCCATTTGGCAAGACAACGGTAATGCATTTGGTGGCAAGAGAGACATTGCCAGAACCAAATTCTCAAG GTCAGAGGAATCGTGAAAAAACTGGAGAGAGCAATTGCTGTGTGATCCTGTAA